CTCCATATGTTAGGAACGTTCTGTGCGACTCTCCATTTCAATTCCCTTATCCTCAGAATGGGAACTCCATCGCAGTTCTCACAGCTGAGATAGATCCCTTCTCGAGTTATTCCACAAGACAGGCACTCAGTCAGAATCGAACCCTGATCCACTACTAGTTCATCTCTTCCCCAAAGTTAAAATATACCTGTGAAGGCTGTAGTCTCCCGTTATTTCTGGATGAAAGGTCACAGCAATGACATTTTTCTGAATTGCGGCAACACCCGTTCTTCCATACGGGGGGAAGTCCAAATAAGATATTATCCTAGCTGAGCCCCAAGCTTGATCTATAGCTGGGGCCCTTATGAAAGCTGCCCTCACTTTCCCAACCCCTTCCACTTCTACAGATGTTTCAAACGACTCTCTCTGTCTACCGTAAAAATTGCGCACGACCGAAATGTCCATAACGCCGAGCAAAGGCTGCTTAACTTCTCCCACTCTTCTGTCTGTGACCCTCTTGGCTAGCAAAATTGCTCCAGCACAGGTTCCCAGCACAGGCATTCCCTCTAATGCTAGTTCTCTAACTCTCTCCTCCAATCCTGCTCTTGACAGCAATTTACCAATAGAAGTAGACTCACCCCCGGGAATTATCAAGGCGTCAATTCCCTCCAAGTCCATAGGTTTCTTCACATAAACAGGTTCACCTCCAATTTCTCTGACAATTTCTGCATGTTCAAGGAAGTCTCCTTGGACAGCTATAATTCCAATCTTCAATTTATTACACCCCCCTAACCTGCATGAGCTCTTCAGGTCTCAGCTGCTTCAAGTCTATACCTTCCAAAGCTCCTCTCTCTGAGACCATTGATTGTGCTTCTGCTACTGCTTCAGGATCATCCCAATGAGTAGTTGCTATAACTATCGCTCTCGCTCTGTTTTCAGGATCCGCGCTCTTGAATATTCCAGAACCAACGAATATTCCATCTGCCCCCAGCCACATCATTAGGGCAGCATCTGCAGGAGTGGCTATTCCACCTGCAGCAAAATTAACTACTGGGAGCCTACCAAGCTTAGCAGTGAGAAGAGCGAGCTCATAGTTTACCTGGTTTTGCCTTGAATATGACAGAATCGCCTCAAAATCTCCTGCCTGGGCATATCCTCTAAGGATGGAGATATCTCTGTTAACCAGCTTTATGTGCTTCACGGCCTCCGCAACATTTCCTGTTCCCGGCTCACCTTTCGTTCTTATCATTGCTGCTCCTTCTTCAATTCTCCTGAGGGCTTCAGGAAGATTCCTAGCCCCATTCACAAACGGCGTCCTAAACTTCCATTTATCAATGTGGGCAGACTCATCTGCTGGTGTTAGAACTTCGCTCTCGTCAATTAGATCGACACCGAGCTCCTCCAATATTCTTGCTTCCCATTCATGAGCAATTCTGCACTTGGCTGAAACGGGAATCGTTATGCTGTCCATTACCCTCTTTATAATGGAAGCATCAGCGGTCCTCGCAACTCCTCCTGCCTTTCTGACATCGTAGGGAAGCTTATCGAGGACCATCACTCCAACTGCTCCTGCATCCTCAGCAATTTCAGCTTGTCTCTCATTTGTAACATCCATTATCACCCCACCCTTCAGCATGGACACAAATCCGTAGTTAACAAGCGGAGTGGAAATTCTTAATGGGAAGAGCTCCTTTCCCTCCTCTTTTATGAGATCTCTCTGTTCAAGAAGGGAATAGATGAGCTCCTTCAATCTATCCAAATAGACATACGAATCTATGAG
The Fervidicoccaceae archaeon genome window above contains:
- the pdxT gene encoding pyridoxal 5'-phosphate synthase glutaminase subunit PdxT gives rise to the protein MKIGIIAVQGDFLEHAEIVREIGGEPVYVKKPMDLEGIDALIIPGGESTSIGKLLSRAGLEERVRELALEGMPVLGTCAGAILLAKRVTDRRVGEVKQPLLGVMDISVVRNFYGRQRESFETSVEVEGVGKVRAAFIRAPAIDQAWGSARIISYLDFPPYGRTGVAAIQKNVIAVTFHPEITGDYSLHRYILTLGKR
- the pdxS gene encoding pyridoxal 5'-phosphate synthase lyase subunit PdxS, producing the protein MKLIDSYVYLDRLKELIYSLLEQRDLIKEEGKELFPLRISTPLVNYGFVSMLKGGVIMDVTNERQAEIAEDAGAVGVMVLDKLPYDVRKAGGVARTADASIIKRVMDSITIPVSAKCRIAHEWEARILEELGVDLIDESEVLTPADESAHIDKWKFRTPFVNGARNLPEALRRIEEGAAMIRTKGEPGTGNVAEAVKHIKLVNRDISILRGYAQAGDFEAILSYSRQNQVNYELALLTAKLGRLPVVNFAAGGIATPADAALMMWLGADGIFVGSGIFKSADPENRARAIVIATTHWDDPEAVAEAQSMVSERGALEGIDLKQLRPEELMQVRGV